The following DNA comes from Mya arenaria isolate MELC-2E11 chromosome 11, ASM2691426v1.
taaagtttcaatgcaaatcatgatgtattcgctgaggtattgacttaaaagtggttacatgcaaaacattaaccagaatttctatgtcgaataaaaaaggggccattatttgaatatattgcaaactagagttatcttacttggttatttaagtagattgaatggttgagtaccattgaataaagtctcaatgtaaactacctcaagtagttgctgaggtattaacctatgtgtgcttgcacgcaaaaccttaaccagaatttctaagtcaaataattaGTCAAATAATacaggcctattatttgcattaatgcaaactagagttatctaacaaGAATATTCAAGGATTTGGTGATGTTGACCATCTATAAATACCGATGCAACATTGATATTGGAATCAGAAAAGGGCACagtttatttgttcaataaaagcTTTTTATAACTTTGAAATTAAACGCACTGCTATTTGGTTTCATATCTGTAATTTGCTAATATCCATCATAACTTTAATTCTATAATTATATCAGTTGATAAGGCAGCTTTATTGGAAGCATACATCAggttttaaattacatttttttaaagacaattcCCAATGTATTTCTGTGCATATTactgtgaaaaacaacaaaaggatTCAACCAGTATTTGCCTTCATTTTTATATGCAAACTTTATGAAACTTTATGAAATCTTAGCACCATCTACCTCAATATTTGACtgttttattgcttaataacttttaaaatccataacatgttttaatagcatcagaatttttttgaaaaaacaacaacttaattttgaacaaattcTCACAAAAGGGCCAAATTACTACACATATTAATATGATAATAGATGGCACTAAGAAAAAAGATGGCTCCATGCATGAGCGTTTTGTTATTAATCATGAGATCAATACCTTGTAGATACAAGCTAGAAGTCTATATCAAACACAGAATTTcatattaacttattttgatcATTGATCAGCTCTGTGGTGGGCAAAACTTGCATGTAGTTTTAACAATCTTATTTCAACAAGTGGAGCCATCAAACCATGTGATCAGGGCCCGGAATGAAAGCATATTCATATTTGACAGCATGAGCAATTTGAAGTCATGTTATAAATCAATTGGGATGCTAAAATGGATTAAGCAGTAAAATGTTGTACTTAAATCATGTATTGAATTATATacaaagtttttattttcattaaactaaaCATATGTGAAGAGTATCAatgaacatgtatgtttaaaagtatggttataatttataagttcTAGAACTGTGTCACAATGTCATCTGGACAAAGCAAAAGTAACATTAAtaaagtttttgtaaaacataaaatattatccAAGAAGTCAGTCAACTTTGGAAATGTAGATCAAACATTATAGAGAGCTttgattaaacaaaaattaacctATTTCAGAATTCACTCTCTTGAATGTTttatacaacatacatgtttCTCAAGGGAGTCAAGGTGGAAACAAAAGAGcagttatgtttttattttaattgtacacGTTTCCATATTGCTATTAACcgatatttaaattttaattcaagttttttttatcacatcaagggagacaattttataaaacttggtCCCAGAGTTTTCATTCCATTACCACGCACAATATCACATTGTCATTGATGCttcaagtttaattattttccatccaaaatatttcaagttcTAATGGAATGTAAATCCAGTTGGTCACACACATTAATTTGATGATGACAATTATGAAACAGCCGGCCACATAGTTATGGATCTTGTACTGTTTATGAGTAACAGCTGtatatagaaaaatgatttcacttttttaataaaatgcgcTAATTCAGCATATTTTCTAATCAAGGGAAACAATTTGATAACAATAGGTCAGAGATATCAGGTTCTTGTATTGGCATGTTCACATAACcattaattgataattatattgatGCTTAATTTCAAGTTctttgaaaagtaaataaaattgcTAATTTTTCGTAAGTTTACAAAGTTCAAAGTAAATATGAGACAGCATGAGATTGTTGCAGTGAGCTaacataaaaagtttaattttgataacttttaacagtttaaaaatattgcgaaaaaaaacaaaagatatGTGGACAGATGAACAGATGGCAACACAGGGTGATTACTAAAATGGGCACCTACAATACTTTTGAGGGGCCCTAATAATTTGactatcaaaatattaaaacaataatttctttgataaagtatgtcaaaacaaatatgtacagTAACATTTCTTCAAAGTTAGACATTGAAACAGATAACATGATCAATATATACAGGATAAACAAACTTAACATCAATAACACAAATATTCCTTATCATGGCAATAAGAAATGAATCTGAACGACCAAAAactataatatatgtacatgtatgatgttCCAATTAAAACTTGATTAAACTTAATGAGGACATTCTAAAACTCGCATGTTTAGTTGCAGTAACAAACAGGACCTGATTTCAAAATCGTACATACATTTAGAGCTGttcttgtttatatatgaattgttgtaactgataaaatattcaaatgataaaataatcagTAAATAAGTGTATGAGGTGtacattatgtttaatttatgttaaagtacTGATTTCTTTTTGCTTTTATCAACTAAAGCAATAATTGAAAGTGTAAATACAGGCTatcagatatatatttaaacaggactgtcattgtttttatctattttgAAAAGTACTGTGAAAAAAAAGGGACTAGAATGcatccaaaataaacaaatattgattttaagtcaCATCGTGACTTATATTTACCTCACCGgttcataaaataaacatgtaataataaatatgtacaaGATATTTACAGGTAAAAATCACAGACTTCCGAGTCAGTGTTGGCTGCTTGGCTTACAATTTTTTAGTAAATGAATAGTaacaaattttcaacaaaattttgatttaaacttaTAAGGAgaacatatatcatataatgCATTTCTGCAAAAACAGCACAACCTTTTATGTATACAGGGGCCATTTATCAACATGtgtacaacaaaatattgttagatGATGAAAATGGTTTGTTAATATCTGGATGTTACAgatcaaattgaatattttgcttttgaaCTGAAAAATACAAGTATAATAATCAAAACAGATATTATCATTACACTGAAATATTGATCCAAAAATGTGATTAAAAAATGAGGCCATTGTATTTAATAAGTATGAATTACAGATATGGGATGAAGAAGGAATGAGATGCTATAAAAACCACATTTTAACTTGCAATAGCTGCATTGTGTTCAGCAGCAAGGATACATTGCTACCGTATgaattaattttattctttattactTTTTGTGAAACTTGCATAGAAGTCTCAATCAGAGTTAAtgtatcaaacattaaaaagtcCAGAAGTTTAAATTTTACGATTTCATAGACATTTTTGatttacttgtacatgtagtttataaaaaatgtatagatgatggtggtgatgatgatattgatgataatgatgacaaCAATGATGGTGATGTAAAAAGAGATATCATActttatttatcatttcaaaagTAAAGCATGGAAAACAGAGCAGTGGTAAGCCTTTTTGGTCTctgcaaatttatttttctgaaattgtggGTGTTTGTTTAAAGCAGATTACTACATAACAGTAAATTTCCCAGACCTCGGTATAGAGTGCTTATGTAGAGTCTGTAAATGGTGggtttaatatgtgttttagtttttaaaatacCTTAAAGAATCAGCATTTTGATCAGTGTTCCATTGATAGCATCTCATCCCTTATCCATGTAAGATAACATAAGATGCCAAAAAATATACGCCTATGATTATACAAGTTGAAAGCACAATAATATCTTACTGTAACCAAAAAAATATCTTCTTCTCTTCATTAACTTTGGCCCACACTAAGTCTTGGAACTTATAAGATCAATTTCTGTCAGAAACTTGTTCCACACATGAAAAACTTGTTCCACTCTGGAAAAACTTGTTTCACACTGGAAAAACTTGTTTCACATTAGAAATATCTGTTCCACACTGgaaaaaattgttttacacAATGAACACTTGTTTCACACCAGAAAAACTTGTTCCAGACCACACTGGAAAAACTTGTTTGACTACGGCAACACTTATTAAGCGAATACAATTTGTTCACATGGCTTTCTATGTTGATCCATATCTGGTATTGTCTGTGAAGCCAGCTGGCTGTGGGGAGACACTGTAGCTGTAATGTCTATCCGACGTCATCACCGCCCCATACCCCAGGGTCGGACCCTTGGGTAGAGTTGTGCGGGGAGATCCTCGTAATGTCTCAACACTTGCATCGATAGAGGCTCGTGACTGGCTAGCATTTATGGAATATCTTCCTTGGCTTGAGTCGCTTTGATGActgaaacaatgatataatGTCTGTAATAACTCTCAAGACTACATTTATTGTGTTAttctttcaatttatttgtgCTTAATGCATCTTTTTTCATAtagtaattaaaacattatacatacaatCATCTGCATGAACATAGTAAAATCTAATGtgcatttcaaaaaaatgttttagattggacaaaataaaatgaaattgatggAAGAGCCAAAGCAGAATAGCtcattcattaattaaaacTGCATTGCTGCAGTTAATTGTTGCTGTTTAAATGCTTGAGAAAATTAGTTACGGTAACTGTGGCAAATACCTGTGGAAATAATCACTAGCAGCGCTGATGTCGTCATCACTATCATACCGTCGAGGGTTGTCAAAGAAGTAAGCTCTTGTGTTTTGAGTGTGAGAAGGCAAATCATTTAAACCCTGAAAGAAAACAACACCATttccatttcattttcaaaaatgtttaagtgCAATATCAAGGGATAGGCTTTAAAGTTCATACATGCAAATTGCCGATATTTTACAAGTTTTCACACATCCTGACTCTGAGACATCAGGCGATATTAATACTCTGACAATGACCTGAAGTTTTTCCATTTATAAATTTTGGTACTTACAGGGTAACTACAGTAGtgcataaatatattcatgGGTGAGTAATGTAAGACTTTACTAAAACAACTCTACCTTTGCCGAGTTTTGTGTCCGTACTCTAAAAAATACTATCACAATGAACATTGGCAGGATCTCCCACACAAACAGGACAACAGCAAACGAGGCGTAGGCATACCCTTTGTCAAGCTGCACAAAATCCGCCTGAAACATAAGGACTATAAGGACGCTATAAACTAACTTCAAGAAAGTGTCTTTATATTCAAAGATTGAAAGCTTTCTTTGTGTCTAAAGAATAATTCATTCATAGTACAATGCTTACAACTACGGTATATGGCGACTATATGGCATTTtatcttgaaaacaatgatgatGTAAAACGTGCTGtcaaaaaaaaagtcaaattagAAAGGAAACAAGAAATACCACAATGtaacaaaaccaggttttcaatgattgacaataGAACTTCAGCCTTCAATGtcagattcagtttcaactgaatttgtttttttgtctttttagtaacaatgaccctaggggccccaaatgaAATTCCATGAGAGCCCTCCGAAAACTCTTCCTACATCTTCTTACAGTTTgttcacaatatgtcaaccctaagtAAAGTTATTCACTACCGAACggttatctatttttagtagcagtgaccttgactctagggcCCCGAACACAATTCAACAaaaagtctccataaactcttctaATATACAAAGTAAGATTACAATATATCAACCCTAACTACAATTATTCCATATCATAGGTGAGTTTAAGGCCTTACGGCCAGCCAGCCTGAACAACAACATACCTCATTTCAATaaccaaatattaaaaatatataaataagcctgtcaaaaaataaataaaaaaagtcaatcaagggccttaaattgtatttaaggTTAATAATGAGTtgtgtaacctaattgtgtgatggctaCTGTGTAAAATATGAAGTCCATTGAATAAATAGTATTTGAGATCTGAGTTTGCACATATAGACAGTATTGCCTGCAAGTATTGATATATTACTGATGAAAACTtaacattacaaacattatGGAAATTGtcttgtacatgtaccatgaTATATTGATGAATACAGAAGTACAATCCCACGGCAAGACATGAATTATAAAACAGACgaataataatacatgaaaacTGGCAGAAACTAACCTGATCTGTAACATTGATCCAACCATATCCAAAGCTAGGcagtttgtgtgtttttctgtTGACGGGAAAGACTGCTATGAGGTTGTATATTGCACGTGTAAGGTACAGGAACATGATAAGACCACACGTGGCTAGGGCCTTGCATACTGTTGTGCCCTGAAATGTTTGGCTGGGAAGTCAATTGAGAGAAAAATCTACAGTGCTTTAAAGTGAATAAGCATTCACTGGTcaagttataaaataaattaaatgaacattttcacaaatacatttaaataatttatagatatttggcccaacaataacaaaaaaaataggATTAGCAATTACTTCTAAAAGAAAAGACAActgacaatttattttataagatcACCTATCACTCCATTAATGTTATGTAAGTGCAGTGCACTgatttaataacataatttgttttactgATGAAACCCAATGCATGTACTTATCTAACAGACTGACAATATACAATTGCAACACTCTGACTCATTTATGATCCACAACTACTGTCATGTATTTGCAATATCATGAACAAATCACGTCACACAAATAACGGTATCAAACCTTTGCTTCTAAGACAACACTAGCTGCAGCCATCTTGGCCAGTTTGTAGATGCAGACAGACAAACAAAGACTGACGAGAATGAAGAGAGTATCATTGATGGTGACTCGTATGAGTAGCATGGCATAGGGCAGGGAGGTGGCCTGGTCATCATACATCTTTGTTATCACTGCACATGACACATTGGTCGTGAGGAATATAACTACAGTAATGCCCAACAGTACTTTCAATGATAGTCTGAAAGATGTGccaagaaaatacaaaatacattatacaagtAGCTGGATAAAAATTAATGTATACAAGTCATTACAGTATGCAGTTCAATTATATTCTTCAGGAAGTTctcttttattaaaattaatttgatatgcatattgaatacaaaaaagtgtttaataGTCGAAATATACCgggttttcatttttatataaagaacTTTTGCATGTTTACAAGTATTATTTTCCTGTTTATTCAGGAGTTAATTATTGATTTCAGTGATATATATTCCCATGCCATTGCTGGTACATGTATTGATGCATAAACTAAGAAATGGTAACTTATGTACTAACTTCAGTCTACTCGGCTCATATCTTGCTTTGGCTTTGTGCACCACCTGCAAATATAACCAAATAAACCTGGTGTCAGATTTATACACTATTGCGTGTTAAGATCACTAGTGAAGACACAGTTAACAGCCAATATTTGGATGAGTGAATTCAAccatattaaattttaatgtccATTTTTCAGGTAGAAACCTGTTAATACTGGTGTCAATTTTAAGAGGCCATCAGAAAGTCCTTGGCCTTGCTCAAACCTTTGACCACTATGGTGAAAGTCAGACACCTATATAATCAAAATACTTTACCAACAAGCAACttcaaaatgtaattatatCTAGTTTGCTGTTATAAAAACTAAGTAAAGTTAGTTTACAATGAAACTTTGCATGTCTTCAATTGCATTTCTGAACTCTTAAACATCTATTTAACTAATACAGTTTTAATGTTCACCAGGTAGAAACAGTCAAATCAGTGACATAGGCAATCTGATCAGTCTGTAACGGTCAGTGGCGACTCCATCAATCATTTAGTTGCCATGATACTAGATAGTTATTAAAGCTCTTCTTGTTGGCCTTACATATGAATATCATTAAAGACGTATTTTTGTTAAGGCCACTGTTGAAGTGTGTGCACAATAGTtttagcccggaattatagatattctggtttTCCCAAGCTTTCCCAAGCTTTTGCTCCGGTACAAACACAATTTTACCGTTTTAATATTGACCcgttacttcggaaacaatagagtcattggactgtt
Coding sequences within:
- the LOC128208027 gene encoding G protein-coupled receptor 137Ba-like isoform X2 → MAISETPSYILEYKNVVSITTPMLSKNSTTTPGAVTFPPLVPALKPSFERGLTYTFVCVYGILFFMVYIQLWMVVHKAKARYEPSRLKLSLKVLLGITVVIFLTTNVSCAVITKMYDDQATSLPYAMLLIRVTINDTLFILVSLCLSVCIYKLAKMAAASVVLEAKGTTVCKALATCGLIMFLYLTRAIYNLIAVFPVNRKTHKLPSFGYGWINVTDQADFVQLDKGYAYASFAVVLFVWEILPMFIVIVFFRVRTQNSAKGLNDLPSHTQNTRAYFFDNPRRYDSDDDISAASDYFHSHQSDSSQGRYSINASQSRASIDASVETLRGSPRTTLPKGPTLGYGAVMTSDRHYSYSVSPQPAGFTDNTRYGST
- the LOC128208027 gene encoding G protein-coupled receptor 137Ba-like isoform X1 produces the protein MAISETPSYILEYKNVVSITTPMLSKNSTTTPGAVTFPPLVPALKPSFERGLTYTFVCVYGILFFMVYIQLWMVWYYRHKRLSYQTVFLFLSLLWSGLRMTLFSFYFNDCSKVNLFPVFTYWLMFCFPVCLQFIILCLLVLFFAQVVHKAKARYEPSRLKLSLKVLLGITVVIFLTTNVSCAVITKMYDDQATSLPYAMLLIRVTINDTLFILVSLCLSVCIYKLAKMAAASVVLEAKGTTVCKALATCGLIMFLYLTRAIYNLIAVFPVNRKTHKLPSFGYGWINVTDQADFVQLDKGYAYASFAVVLFVWEILPMFIVIVFFRVRTQNSAKGLNDLPSHTQNTRAYFFDNPRRYDSDDDISAASDYFHSHQSDSSQGRYSINASQSRASIDASVETLRGSPRTTLPKGPTLGYGAVMTSDRHYSYSVSPQPAGFTDNTRYGST